Proteins co-encoded in one Ziziphus jujuba cultivar Dongzao chromosome 9, ASM3175591v1 genomic window:
- the LOC112489704 gene encoding receptor like protein 27-like, protein MELTESLFFIFTQSFLKLPLLHLALILITFFFSCAQPLCHNDESIALLQFKDSFVIDKFASYESAAHPKTASWAQETNHDCCFWDGVKCDEETGHVIALHLNSSCLHGSINSTSSLFQLSQLQVLDLYDNDFNQSQIPSALADLSKLTYLDLEWSGFSGSIPSSIGKLTMLTYLSLSQNKLNGQIPYAFGNLSRLLYLGLAGCSFSDFFPPIVCKPTSATHLYISENYYLNGQIPSSLQKLTQLNSLDISLNNLSGQIPPWLGNLTQLTSLSLEKNNLQGILPKSFSRLKNLEYLNLVSNHLSGTVDFDMFLGMKNLNRLQLSANKLSVLTTDTNSSTNGTSTMPQFYILGLGSCNLRNFPGFLRYQNNLMFLTLDGNQIHGKVPKWVLNISLKTMAVLQLSGNFLTGFDQPPLAVLPWVRLQIFDISDNMLEGPLPIPPPSTVNYGVRRNKLSGQVSPAFCNLRSIKYIDFGDNKLSGMLPDCLVNLSDSLLVLNLVNNSFGGSIPEICTDGSQLRMIDLSYNKFEGHLPRSLRSCLMLQTLNLGNNQLGDEFPSWLGTLPDLRILMLRYNQLQGNIEKPISNSVFFPKIRVIDLSYNDFTGKLPSEYFQKWNSMKAFDATNSSYMKANSNITARTSADSNASWTQYYPISIKITIKGVDRVFHKIQDVFVVIDFSSNMLEGEIPESIGGLQGIRVLNLSNNILSGSIPSTLGNITVLESFDLSQNGLHGEIPLQLKQLTFLSIFNVSRNNLTGPIPQGNQFATFETSSYDGNLGLCGYPLATKCWNSESPKLPPPASEGKGDSEFPFQFDWITILPGYVGGLVVGIVGGNFVFVKKQLWFLKRQMKRRPRRRRGFRT, encoded by the coding sequence ATGGAACTAACTGAGTCtttgttcttcatcttcacGCAGTCTTTTTTAAAACTCCCATTGCTTCATCTTGCACTAATATtgattactttctttttctcttgtgCTCAGCCACTTTGCCATAATGACGAGAGCATTGCCTTATTGCAGTTCAAAGACAGCTTTGTTATTGACAAATTTGCTTCTTATGAATCTGCTGCTCATCCAAAGACAGCATCCTGGGCACAAGAAACGAACCATGATTGTTGCTTCTGGGACGGTGTCAAGTGCGATGAGGAAACCGGGCATGTCATTGCACTTCATCTCAACAGTAGTTGTCTTCATGGTTCTATCAACTCCACCAGCTCTCTTTTCCAACTTTCTCAACTCCAAGTCCTTGACCTTTATGATAATGATTTTAATCAATCTCAAATCCCATCTGCTCTGGCAGATCTTTCAAAATTAACATATCTCGACCTTGAGTGGAGTGGGTTCTCTGGTTCGATTCCTTCATCAATTGGTAAGCTAACTATGCTTACTTATTTGTCCCTTTCACAAAATAAGTTGAACGGTCAAATACCATATGCATTTGGAAATCTTTCAAGATTACTATATCTGGGCCTTGCAGGTTGTagtttttctgatttttttcctCCAATAGTTTGTAAGCCAACTAGTGCCACTCATTTATACAtttcagaaaattattatttgaatggTCAAATCCCATCTTCTCTTCAAAAACTCACCCAACTCAACTCTTTAGATATTAGTTTAAATAATTTAAGTGGTCAAATTCCACCATGGCTTGGAAACCTGACCCAATTAACTTCCTTGAGTCTTGAAAAAAATAACTTGCAAGGTATCCTGCCAAAATCATTTTCTAGACTCAAGAATCTTGAATATCTTAATCTTGTGTCAAATCATTTGAGTGGAACTGTGGATTTTGACATGTTTCTTGGAATGAAAAATCTCAATCGACTCCAATTATCAGCTAACAAATTGTCAGTGCTGACTACTGATACCAACAGTAGTACAAATGGTACTAGTACTATGCCTCAGTTCTATATTTTAGGATTGGGTTCGTGCAATTTACGTAACTTCCCTGGTTTCTTAAGGTACCAAAACAATCTAATGTTTTTGACACTTGATGGAAACCAAATACATGGTAAAGTTCCCAAGTGGGTATTGAACATTAGCTTAAAAACCATGGCAGTTTTGCAACTTTCTGGAAATTTTTTGACAGGCTTTGACCAACCTCCATTGGCTGTTCTTCCATGGGTTCGTCTTCAGATATTTGATATTTCCGATAACATGCTGGAAGGACCACTCCCGATTCCACCACCATCCACTGTGAACTATGGGGTTAGACGCAACAAACTGAGTGGACAAGTTTCACCAGCATTCTGCAATTTACGTTCcattaaatatattgattttgggGATAACAAATTGAGTGGCATGCTTCCAGATTGCTTGGTAAATCTCAGCGATTCACTTTTAGTTCTAAATCTGGTAAATAACTCTTTTGGTGGTAGCATTCCTGAAATCTGCACAGATGGAAGCCAGCTGAGGATGATTGATCTAAGCTATAACAAGTTCGAAGGGCACTTACCACGATCATTGCGTAGCTGTTTGATGCTACAAACTTTGAATCTTGGGAACAATCAATTAGGAGATGAGTTCCCTTCCTGGTTAGGGACACTTCCTGATCTAAGAATACTCATGCTAAGATATAATCAGCTCCAAGGAAACATAGAGAAACCTATTTCCAATTCTGTGTTCTTCCCTAAAATTCGAGTTATCGATTTATCCTATAATGATTTTACAGGTAAGTTGCCATCTGAATACTTCCAAAAATGGAACTCCATGAAAGCTTTTGATGCTACAAATTCATCTTATATGAAAGCAAACTCAAATATCACTGCTAGGACCTCTGCTGactccaatgcttcatggaccCAATATTATCCAATCTCAATCAAAATAACAATCAAAGGTGTGGATAGGGTTTTTCATAAGATCCAAGATGTTTTTGTAGTGATTGATTTCTCAAGCAACATGCTTGAAGGAGAGATTCCAGAATCCATTGGGGGCTTACAAGGGATTCGAGTTCTTAACCTCTCCAACAACATTCTTAGTGGCAGCATACCTTCAACCTTGGGGAACATAACGGTGCTTGAGTCATTTGATCTTTCTCAAAATGGGCTCCATGGAGAGATCCCTCTTCAACTGAAGCAGCTCACTTTTCTTTCCATCTTCAATGTATCTCGTAACAATCTTACAGGACCTATACCCCAAGGAAACCAGTTTGCTACATTTGAAACAAGTTCATATGATGGGAACTTGGGGTTATGTGGTTATCCGTTGGCAACAAAGTGTTGGAATTCTGAGTCCCCAAAATTACCACCACCAGCTTCTGAAGGGAAGGGAGATTCAGAGTTTCCATTTCAATTTGATTGGATAACAATTTTGCCAGGATATGTGGGTGGGCTAGTAGTTGGAATTGTTGGTGGGAATTTCGTTTTTGTGAAGAAGCAGTTGTGGTTTTTGAAGAGGCAAATGAAAAGGAGACCTAGAAGGAGAAGGGGATTTAGAACTTGA